A region of Solea solea chromosome 7, fSolSol10.1, whole genome shotgun sequence DNA encodes the following proteins:
- the serpinf2b gene encoding serpin peptidase inhibitor, clade F (alpha-2 antiplasmin, pigment epithelium derived factor), member 2b encodes MDLRLTLLSIYVCSLGVSNAEVAENGSIPMVPLIPLIPSQPTEKAENESTAQPDVADATKIPVTVSPGEETSEEEEEGCMSIGRSPESRAAIATAIQKLGLQLLQNLETTPQEPNIIISPLSISLALSQLVLGAVNETEELLMSHLHGHTLPCYHQSLRNVMVNLRNNDLKIATRIFLRQGFYPKELFLNESRRLYDSEPSVLESVEQINQWVENATQGKMTDFLSGLPPNLLIMLINAVHFKGEWKARFDARFTTRGVFYLDDSRMVDVDVMEDAKHPLSFFFHSELEAQVAKFPFTKGMSLLVVMPLSSQVKLSSLYSKINISELYNRLPKERAVQVKVPKFKLDYAQDLQDVFTKMGMGQLFSNPNLADMADGPLLVSSVKHKSSMEINEEGAEASAATTVVISRASNPIFHLNRPFFFALMDDMTQVPIFMGIINNPSPDAPVLQKGENGGKDKVVFPLDKNSEGSFGGPPK; translated from the exons aaagcagaaaatgaaaGTACAGCACAACCAGACGTCGCAGATGCCACAAAGATACCTGTAACAGTTAGTCCCGGTGAGGAaacatcagaagaagaagaggaaggatgTATGTCCATCGGTCGTAGCCCGGAGTCGAGGGCGGCCATTGCCACTGCCATCCAGAAACTGGGTCTTCAGCTGCTGCAGAACCTGGAGACGACGCCTCAGGAACcaaacatcatcatctctcCTCTCAGCATCTCACTGGCTCTCTCTCAGCTGGTTCTAG GTGCAGTGAATGAGACGGAGGAGCTGCTCATGTCTCACCTGCACGGACACACGCTCCCCTGTTACCATCAGTCTCTGAGGAACGTCATGGTCAACCTCAGAAACAACGACCTGAAAATCGCCACGCGAATCTTCCTGCGTCAAG GCTTTTATCCAAAGGAACTGTTCCTGAATGAATCTCGGAGGTTGTACGACTCAGAGCCGTCCGTGTTGGAGAGTGTGGAGCAGATCAACCAGTGGGTGGAGAACGCCACGCAAGGAAAGATGACCGACTTCCTGTCTGGGTTACCGCCAAACCTGCTCATCATGCTCATCAACGCCGTCCACTTCAAAG GTGAATGGAAAGCTCGGTTTGATGCTCGCTTCACCACCAGAGGAGTTTTCTACCTGGACGACAGTCGCATGGTGGACGTGGACGTGATGGAAGACGCCAAACATcctctcagttttttttttcacagtgaaCTGGAAGCTCAG GTGGCGAAGTTCCCGTTCACTAAGGGCATGAGTCTGCTGGTGGTCATGCCTCTGTCCAGTCAAGTCAAACTGTCCTCGCTTTACTCCAAAATCAACATCTCAGAGCTTTACAATCGTCTTCCTAAAGAGAGAGCCGTTCAAGTCAAAGTCCCCAAATTCAAACTGGACTACGCTCAAGATTTACAGGACGTTTTCACCAAGATGG gtatGGGACAACTCTTCTCCAATCCAAACTTGGCAGATATGGCAGACGGCCCCCTGCTGGTTTCCAGCGTGAAGCACAAGTCCAGCATGGAGATAAACGAGGAGGGCGCCGAGGCGTCCGCCGCCACGACTGTGGTCATCTCACGTGCGTCCAACCCCATTTTCCACCTCAACCGCCCCTTCTTTTTCGCTCTCATGGACGATATGACACAAGTGCCGATTTTCATGGGCATCATCAACAACCCCAGTCCCGACGCTCCCGTCCTGCAGAAAGGAGAAAATGGCGGCAAAGATAAAGTGGTTTTCCCCCTTGACAAGAATTCTGAGGGCTCGTTTGGAGGCCCGCCCAAGTAG